One genomic region from Conexibacter woesei DSM 14684 encodes:
- a CDS encoding inorganic diphosphatase, whose translation MSENQMHCLVEIPKGSRNKYEWDEELGAIKFDRFLFSSVVYPTDYGFIPETLGEDGDPLDAMVCVSEPTFPGCVIPVKVIALFKMRDDKGIDDKVLCVPLEDPNWNWMNQLDDLSLPLRDEISHFFSIYKTPEGKVVKVDGWFSKESALEVIQESRDRWTEQQNKRSKALNKA comes from the coding sequence ATGAGTGAGAACCAAATGCACTGCCTGGTGGAGATCCCCAAGGGCAGCCGAAACAAGTACGAGTGGGACGAGGAGCTCGGTGCGATCAAGTTCGATCGCTTCCTCTTCTCCTCCGTGGTCTATCCGACCGACTACGGCTTCATCCCCGAGACGCTCGGCGAGGACGGCGATCCGCTCGACGCGATGGTCTGCGTCTCCGAGCCGACGTTCCCGGGCTGCGTCATCCCCGTCAAGGTGATCGCGCTGTTCAAGATGCGCGACGACAAGGGCATCGACGACAAGGTCCTGTGCGTGCCGCTGGAGGATCCGAACTGGAACTGGATGAACCAGCTCGACGACCTCTCGCTGCCGCTGCGCGACGAGATCTCCCACTTCTTCTCGATCTACAAGACGCCCGAGGGCAAGGTCGTCAAGGTCGACGGCTGGTTCTCGAAGGAGAGCGCGCTCGAGGTCATCCAGGAGTCGCGCGACCGCTGGACCGAGCAGCAGAACAAGCGCTCCAAGGCCCTCAACAAGGCCTGA
- a CDS encoding aminotransferase class V-fold PLP-dependent enzyme, whose amino-acid sequence MTGNDRHAQFRAQFPVLASVAYLNAGTNGPIARSATAAARAQLELEETAGRGGMEFFLAMGERSEALRAGYAGRLGAAPDDVALTTSTTEGVGRALQALDLGRGDEVLTSDEEHPGVYGPLVGLARARGVEVRTAPFAAIADAVTPRTKLVVCSHVSWRSGACAPAALAAIEPPLLLDGAQGVGAVPVDVRALGAAFYAGAGQKWLCGPAGTGMLYVAPELRERIAPPSPGYTNLADPNSGLDATPLADARAYDTPALPVASLAHAQAMLDLFEETGWDELHAHAHDLAERAADALRERGREVLARDRTTLVAWHEPDAADVSERLGAGGVVIRPLPNEDLLRASFGSWSSEQDLARLLEALP is encoded by the coding sequence ATGACGGGGAACGACCGGCACGCGCAGTTCCGGGCGCAGTTCCCCGTCCTGGCCAGCGTCGCCTACCTGAACGCGGGAACGAATGGGCCGATCGCACGCAGCGCGACCGCGGCGGCCCGGGCTCAGCTGGAGCTGGAGGAGACCGCCGGCCGCGGCGGGATGGAGTTCTTCCTCGCGATGGGGGAGCGCAGCGAGGCGCTGCGCGCCGGCTACGCCGGCCGTCTCGGCGCCGCTCCCGATGACGTCGCGCTGACGACGTCGACGACCGAGGGGGTCGGCCGCGCCCTGCAGGCGCTCGACCTCGGCCGCGGCGACGAGGTGCTGACGAGCGACGAGGAGCATCCGGGCGTCTACGGCCCGCTGGTGGGGCTCGCGCGCGCCCGTGGGGTGGAGGTGCGCACCGCGCCGTTCGCCGCGATCGCGGACGCCGTGACACCGCGCACGAAGCTCGTCGTCTGCTCGCATGTCTCGTGGCGCAGCGGCGCCTGCGCGCCCGCCGCGCTCGCCGCGATCGAGCCGCCGCTGCTGCTCGACGGCGCCCAGGGCGTCGGCGCGGTCCCGGTCGACGTGCGCGCGCTCGGCGCCGCCTTCTACGCGGGGGCGGGGCAGAAGTGGCTGTGCGGTCCGGCCGGCACCGGGATGCTCTACGTCGCGCCGGAGCTGCGCGAGCGGATCGCTCCGCCGAGCCCCGGCTACACCAACCTCGCCGATCCCAACAGCGGCCTCGACGCGACGCCGCTCGCCGACGCCCGCGCCTACGACACGCCGGCGCTGCCGGTCGCCTCTCTCGCACACGCGCAGGCGATGCTCGACCTGTTCGAGGAGACCGGCTGGGACGAACTGCACGCGCACGCGCACGACCTCGCCGAGCGCGCGGCCGACGCGCTGCGCGAGCGGGGGCGTGAAGTGCTCGCGCGCGACCGCACGACGCTCGTCGCCTGGCACGAGCCGGACGCGGCGGACGTCTCCGAGCGGCTCGGCGCCGGCGGCGTCGTGATCCGCCCGCTCCCGAACGAGGATCTGCTGCGCGCCTCGTTCGGCAGCTGGAGCAGCGAGCAGGACCTCGCGCGCCTGCTCGAAGCCCTGCCCTGA